The following proteins are encoded in a genomic region of Gossypium hirsutum isolate 1008001.06 chromosome D05, Gossypium_hirsutum_v2.1, whole genome shotgun sequence:
- the LOC107903434 gene encoding heterogeneous nuclear ribonucleoprotein 1 → MESDLGKLFIGGISWDTDEERLKEYFGKYGEVVEAMIMRDRVTGRARGFGFVVFADSAVAERVIMDKHMIDGRKVEAKKAVPRDDQIVLNRNVVGVTGSTGIGQTKKIFVGGLASTVTEVDFKNYFDQFGKITDVVVMYDHNTQRPRGFGFITYDSEEAVDKVLHKTFHELNGKLVEVKRAVPKELSPGVTNRNVIGYNYGLNRASNFLNSYAQGFNLSPIGGIGVRMDGRFNPLASRQNGFSPFSTTGYGIGMNMEPGMSPNYGGNSNFGNSLGYGQIISPYYGGNSNRYNTPIGYGVGSGRNDSVLSPATRNVWGNVGLSNATNASSPASYLGSGNGSFGSLGNSGANWRPSLPARSGGNASGYTGGSADDNYSLGGGGYGRNIGIVAAPPSSFAGSTGNIECSYGDLYRNASVYGDSTWKFASPDLDGSSSFGYGLGNTSADVTTRPSEDYVGSYNVASRQSNRGIAA, encoded by the exons ATGGAATCTGATCTTGGTAAACTCTTCATTGGTGGGATATCGTGGGACACCGATGAGGAACGTCTTAAGGAGTATTTCGGAAAGTACGGGGAAGTGGTGGAGGCAATGATCATGAGAGATCGTGTCACTGGCCGTGCCCGTGGCTTTGGTTTCGTTGTCTTTGCTGATTCTGCTGTTGCTGAGAGGGTAATTATGGATAAGCATATGATCGATGGTCGCAAG GTTGAGGCAAAGAAGGCTGTTCCTAGGGATGATCAAATTGTTCTAAACCGGAACGTGGTTGGTGTCACTGGATCTACCGGTATTGGACAAACGAAAAAGATTTTTGTTGGAGGTTTGGCATCTACCGTCACCGAGGTTGACTTTAAGAACTACTTTGatcaatttggtaaaattactgaTGTTGTGGTGATGTATGATCATAATACACAAAGGCCGAGAGGGTTTGGCTTCATCACCTATGATTCGGAAGAAGCAGTAGACAAAGTCCTACATAAAACATTTCACGAACTCAATGGGAAATTGGTTGAGGTCAAGAGAGCAGTTCCTAAAGAACTATCTCCAGGTGTTACCAACCGCAATGTTATTGGATATAATTATGGTTTAAATAGGGCTTCCAACTTCCTCAATAGTTATGCGCAGGGATTTAATCTAAGTCCCATCGGAGGCATTGGAGTTAGGATGGATGGTAGGTTTAATCCTCTCGCTAGTAGGCAAAACGGGTTTTCTCCATTTAGTACCACTGGGTACGGAATCGGTATGAATATGGAACCAGGAATGAGCCCGAACTATGGTGGGAATTCTAACTTTGGTAACAGTCTTGGATACGGACAGATAATTAGTCCATATTACGGTGGGAATTCAAACAGGTATAATACTCCAATTGGTTATGGTGTCGGAAGTGGAAGAAACGATTCTGTTTTGAGCCCTGCTACTCGGAATGTTTGGGGAAATGTAGGCCTTAGCAATGCTACAAATGCTTCCAGTCCTGCTAGTTACTTAGGGTCTGGAAATGGTAGTTTCGGTTCTTTAGGAAATAGTGGGGCAAATTGGAGACCTTCTCTTCCTGCTCGAAGCGGAGGGAACGCTTCTGGTTATACCGGTGGGAGTGCCGATGACAACTACAGTTTGGGAGGGGGAGGATATGGAAGAAACATCGGCATTGTTGCAGCACCACCATCATCATTTGCTGGGTCAACTGGTAATATTGAATGTTCCTATGGAGATCTTTACCGTAATGCTTCAGTTTATGGTGACTCAACTTGGAAGTTTGCATCACCTGACTTGGATGGTTCTAGCTCGTTTGGTTATGGACTTGGCAATACATCCGCAGATGTTACTACAAGACCCTCTGAGGATTATGTTGGAAGTTACAATGTCGCAAGTAGACAGTCCAATAGAG GAATTGCTGCCTAG